The Halanaerobiaceae bacterium ANBcell28 genome contains the following window.
AGCCATTGGTCATCCTCATGAAATTGCACATGGTTCTTTGCGTCTGTCTATAGGTTTGGATACTACTGTAGAAGATGTTGAATATGTAAGTAGTGTACTGCCTTCTATAGTTCAAAAGATTAGAGATATGTCTCCGCTTTATGTGGAGCAAAAATAAAAAATATTGACATAATAGACTTGAAAAATTATTTTATTATATTTATTGTTACAAAGGAGATGAGTTGATATGTACACAGAAAAAGTAATGGATCACTTTACTAATCCAAGAAATGTAGGCTCTATAGATAACGCTGATGCAGTAGGTGAGGTGGGGAATCCAGTATGTGGTGACATCATTAAACTGTTTATAAAGGTTAATGATGATGTTATTGAAGATATTAAGTTTAAGACTTTTGGCTGTGGAGCAGCTATAGCGACTAGTAGTATGGTTACAGAACTGGTAAAGGGAAAGTCTTTGGATGAAGCTTTAGAAATTAGTAATAAAAGTGTGGCTGAGGCATTAGATGGATTGCCACCTGCAAAAATGCACTGTTCGAATCTAGCTGC
Protein-coding sequences here:
- the nifU gene encoding Fe-S cluster assembly scaffold protein NifU, translating into MYTEKVMDHFTNPRNVGSIDNADAVGEVGNPVCGDIIKLFIKVNDDVIEDIKFKTFGCGAAIATSSMVTELVKGKSLDEALEISNKSVAEALDGLPPAKMHCSNLAADALHKAIKDYRNEEFVEKDPHSCEHSNFCHKDFNIELEEEAN